In the Nicotiana tabacum cultivar K326 chromosome 16, ASM71507v2, whole genome shotgun sequence genome, one interval contains:
- the LOC142170190 gene encoding uncharacterized protein LOC142170190 yields the protein MSDSTPRKLITRGISTKILTFDGPSFSLKITQGELDAGLAKNMALEKRTKSRHDNFKETQVEKLLKETRLPIAEKRKKHISEASSVKGKEVEASKSSDTSEEKRCEVQHQLFRCFMALQLEGSPDDVFSTHVNGTTLSFSIREFALVTSLKCIRNPADFQFNEKVPNRIIETYFGGTNLVKKKYLLKCFAEKNWGHDNDGDALKIVVLYLIHTFIFSSEKNSTTIPRLHFDLVESGSYSEYSWGIKIFENLTKSICKKMDAQKKYYMIAGMPLAMQVWFYESCSNVDPKIALRVDNVVPRILNWRSTGNQPNFAYLMNGMFNDKGNMVIYNFYCCIPLHIIAAAFIITTAYNCLQGHPSNRYRAVIQIPPIGIVVENSPTPTHLDKSAEDSDDFSPTPDLYLVLNIRIFLAYFSNYFCLAKVVGEFKSLRSLINDNVKMLSDHRQDNQQKESLHQRKETTGRRDDGNSVKLTPIFEKRHPFEDDSITGPHPTLIIQEYEKCVRDGLLARHEQKSNLEDHYKKNKSTLHIPLDFGVDQVNSKNWFYLLSFDDKLWDDNHIDVIFYYLRKKAKYNQTTNFKYTTIDCIFKTRIAEIFDMYADIDSNANVAKEEDVVCEYIRGYRLLANVSWHTVDNVLILVNLKDKLHWILVVVSFKERCIKVYDSYRSAGHDAYVASEIDKLAKLVPLDCGVHVTVYAEFLSTLGEVPQITFDSNLLRQRYGDLLWDYAMRKIDIDAISENEAPLKIARQITESDSKLQIVLE from the exons ATGTCCGATTCAACACCCCGCAAGTTGATTACTAGAGGTATATCCACTAAAATTCTCACTTTCGATGGGCCCTCTTTCTCCTTGAAAATCACTCAAGGGGAATTGGATGCAGGTTTAGCAAAAAATATGGCATTGGAGAAGAGAACAAAATCTCGCCATGACAATTTTAAAGAAACCCAAGTTGAGAAATTATTGAAGGAAACAAGACTTCCCATTGcggaaaagaggaaaaaacatATTTCTGAAGCTTCATCTgttaaggggaaggaggttgaaGCAAGTAAAAGCTCGGATACATCGGAAGAAAAG CGTTGTGAAGTCCAACATCAACTCTTCAGATGCTTCATGGCTCTCCAGTTAGAAGGAAGTCCTGACGATGTATTTTCAACACACGTTAATGGTACTACATTATCTTTCTCAATAAGGGAGTTTGCGCTTGTGACTAGCCTCAAATGTATTCGTAACCCTGCTGATTTTCAGTTCAATGAAAAGGTTCCTAACCGGATTATTGAGACATACTTTGGCGGTACCAATCTTGTAAAAAAGAAATATTTGTTGAAATGCTTTGCTGAGAAGAATTGGGGTCACGACAACGATGGGGATGCCTTAAAGATAGTTGTGTTGTATTTAATAcacactttcatattttcatctGAGAAGAACAGCACAACCATCCCAAGGCTACATTTTGACTTGGTCGAGAGTGGGAGCTATTCTGAATATTCATGGGgtataaaaatatttgaaaaccTGACAAAATCTATTTGCAAGAAGATGGATGCCCAGAAGAAGTACTACATGATAGCTGGGATGCCTCTAGCTATGCAAGTTTGGTTTTATGAGTCCTGTTCAAATGTTGATCCCAAAATTGCACTGCGAGTTGATAACGTGGTACCCAGAATACTCAATTGGAGATCCACCGGAAATCAGCCAAACTTTGCTTATTTGATGAACGGCATGTTCAATGATAAGGGAAACATGGTAATTTACAATTT TTACTGCTGCATACCGTTGCATATAATTGCTGCTGCCTTCATTATTACTACTGCATACA ATTGTTTACAAGGACATCCATCCAACCGATATAGAGCCGTTATTCAGATTCCTCCAATAGGCATTGTTGTTGAGAACAGTCCTACTCCTACTCATTTAGACAAGTCAGCAGAGGATTCAGATGACTTTTCTCCTACACCTGATCTTTA TTTAGTGCTTAACATTCGTATATTTTTGGCGTACTTTTCTAATTATTTCTGTCTTGCTAAGGTTGTGGGCGAGTTCAAGTCTCTGAGATCATTGATCAATGATAACGTTAAGATGCTTTCTGACCATCGTCAAGACAATCAACAAAAAGAAAGTTTACACCAGAGAAAGGAAACCACAGGGAGACGTGATGATG GTAACTCAGTAAAGTTGACCCCCATATTTGAAAAAAGACACCCCTTTGAGGATGATTCAATAACGGGGCCACATCCTACATTAATCATTCAGGAATACGAGAAATGTGTTCGTGATGGTCTTCTCGCTAGACATGAACAGAA GAGTAATTTGGAAGACCATTACAAGAAGAACAAGTCAACACTTCATATACCATTGGATTTTGGAGTTGATCAAGTCAATTCAAAAAATTGGTTTTACCTTCTATCGTTTGACGATAAACTATGGGATGACAAT CATATTGACGTCATATTCTACTATCTGAGAAAGAAGGCAAAGTACAACCAAACAACCAACTTCAAGTATACAACTATTGATTGTATATTCAAGACAAGAATCGCAGAAATCTTCGACATGTATGCTGATATAGATAGTAATGCAAATGTAGCCAAAGAAGAGGATGTGGTATGTGAGTACATAAGGGGCTACAGATTGCTAGCTAATGTATCTTGGCATACTGTTGATAATGTCTTGATACTAGTCAACTTGAAGGACAAACTACACTGGATATTGGTTGTTGTCTCATTCAAGGAGAGATGTATCAAAGTGTATGACTCATACAGATCTGCAGGTCATGATGCCTATGTAGCTTCTGAGATAGATAAGCTTGCTAAGCTTGTACCTCT GGATTGTGGGGTACATGTTACGGTATACGCAGAGTTTCTGAGTACTCTTGGTGAGGTTCCACAAATAACATTTGATTCCAATCTACTCCGTCAAAGATATGGTGATCTCCTCTGGGACTATGCTATGCGGAAGATAGACATTGATGCCATAAGCGAGAATGAAGCACCCTTAAAAATTGCTAGGCAAATCACGGAGTCAGATTCAAAGTTGCAGATAGTGTTAGAGTAG
- the LOC107799126 gene encoding uncharacterized protein LOC107799126: MASLTVLLRHSGKWNSESNYVNYSIEGIPIKEYASYNDLVASISNQLGIDLSSKSIKIQYKVKGNCTTMEIHNDMGYMVYVELKKENKEFKMYPLCITTIEKELVSGGSLIQGDIVQIDEAVQRYDSDISDTLALDFVNSGQAIGVFKLDKDLIISKINQREVMAGQIYKDMAILKEVMEHYAISQSSALLCMSEDCEWRFKASSINKSKLFKVREFIDKHTCPLKDKMYEQRQASNSLIGSMIRPKLTNHKRKYTPKDIIDDVKSDLGVDVSYMLAWRAKEKAINFLRGEPADSYKKLPGYLYTMDMAYPAYGVIDLGNDVAWTWFFKQLKIAYGDRENMCIVSDRNESIIKSVSRVYPDVPYFACIWHLWNNVYKKFKKSHAKLSEIYFSMAKAYTQAEFDSLMEKVDIRVKEYLELAGYEKWAKLYAPVNRGWTMTSNIAESINAALVSARELPIYEFLEEVRKMFGVGIAVVPSTEYIHTVIDEGRSYTVCLLERNCVCGRFQVDELPCPHAWAVLKSKFLMPEDYCSNYYKPNSVVMTYDVPMYSLPDRNQWNIPAHVAEEVILLPKWKRPPGRPKKKRDKPFSELLHPKNQHSCSICGQGGHNKRTCRNAPHRI, translated from the exons ATGGCAAGTTTAACAGTGTTGTTGCGACATTCTGGCAAGTGGAACAGTGAGAGCAATTACGTCAATTATTCAATTGAGGGAATACCGATAAAGGAGTATGCATCGTATAATGATTTGGTTGCGTCAATATCTAATCAACTGGGCATAGATTTGAGCTCAAAGTCCATTAAAATTCAATACAAAGTAAAAGGAAATTGCACGACAATGGAAATACACAATGATATGGGCTACATGGTGTATGTAGAGTTGAAAAAAGAGAACAAAGAATTCAAGATGTATCCTTTGTGCATAACAACGATTGAAAAAGAACTTGTATCTGGAGGTAGTTTAATTCAAGGCGACATTGTGCAAATAGACGAAGCAGTTCAAAGGTATGATTCCGATATATCTGATACACTTGCTTTAGATTTTGTCAATTCAGGACAAGCAATTGGGGTGTTCAAACTGGACAAGGATttgataatttcaaaaattaatcAAAGGGAGGTTATGGCTGGACAAATATATAAGGATATGGCTATATTGAAAGAGGTGATGGAGCATTATGCTATATCTCAAAG CTCTGCATTATTATGTATGTCAGAAGATTGTGAATGGAGGTTTAAGGCTTCGAGCATTAACAAATCAAAACTATTCAAAGTGAGAGAGTTCATTGATAAGCATACATGTCCGTTGAAAGACAAGATGTATGAGCAGCGCCAGGCAAGTAACAGTCTTATAGGTAGTATGATTAGGCCCAAGCTTACTAATCACAAGAGGAAATATACACCAAAggatattattgatgatgtgaaatCAGATTTAGGTGTAGATGTTAGCTACATGTTGGCGTGGCGGGCTAAAGAAAAGGCAATAAATTTTTTGAGAGGTGAACCGGCTGATTCATACAAAAAATTACCAGGATACTTATATACAATGGATATGGCATATCCTG CATATGGTGTTATTGATTTAGGGAACGATGTTGCTTGGACGTGGTTCTTTAAGCAACTCAAGATAGCATACGGTGACAGGGAAAACATGTGCATCGTTTCAGATAGAAATGAGAGTATAATTAAATCTGTATCGAGAGTGTATCCAGATGTACCGTATTTTGCCTGTATATGGCATCTATGGAACAACGTATATAAGAAATTCAAAAAGAGCCATGCAAAGTTGAGTGAGATATACTTCTCGATGGCAAAAGCATACACACAAGCTGAATTTGACAGTCTGATGGAGAAGGTAGATATTAGGGTGAAAGAATACTTGGAGTTAGCTGGATACGAAAAGTGGGCTAAGTTGTATGCACCTGTTAACAGGGGATGGACCATGACGTCAAATATTGCTGAGTCAATCAATGCCGCACTAGTGTCAGCAAGGGAATTGCCAATATACGAATTCCTCGAAGAAGTTAGGAAGATGTTTGGAGTTGGAATTGCA GTGGTACCATCGACTGAATACATACATACAGTTATTGATGAAGGGAGGAGTTACACCGTCTGCCTGTTAGAGAGAAACTGCGTTTGCGGGAGGTTCCAAGTTGATGAATTACCATGCCCACATGCTTGGGCTGTATTGAAGAGCAAGTTTCTAATGCCAGAAGATTATTGCTCTAACTATTACAAACCAAATTCTGTTGTAATGACATACGATGTGCCTATGTACTCGCTACCAGACAGAAATCAATGGAATATACCAGCACATGTTGCAGAGGAAGTTATATTACTACCCAAATGGAAAAGACCTCCTGGAAGGCCAAAGAAGAAGCGCGATAAACCTTTCAGTGAATTGCTGCATCCGAAaaatcaacattcatgtagcataTGTGGGCAGGGAGGACATAATAAGCGAACGTGTAGAAATGCTCCACATAGGATTTAG